GCGGTTCTCTCCAGCCCTTTGCAGCCGTCACACTTCTCAGTCATAACAAAACTCGGCATATGTTACCTCCTTTTTACTTTTTGGCTTAAAAAGCCATCGCTAATTGTTTTTTAAAAGGGTGCTCATCTTTTTTAACCGGGCAACCCTGTTCTATATATAAACAATAAGGGGGTATTTTAATACCCCCTTATTGTTTACTTAGCCTGTTGAGTGTTTGTGCATTTTTATTTCGACTTTTTCAGTCAAACCGGCATAGTATTTCCTAAGAACCTCAAGTACCTCCGGGCGGCTAAAGTGGTCTGGCACCTCGGAATTCTCTGAAAGCATCTTCCTTAAGGCTGTACCGCTAAGCATCAGTCTGTCCTCTTTACCGTGCGGACAGGTCTTCATAGAGGCCATACCGTCACATCTCTTGCAGTAGAACGTCCAGTCTATGTTCATTGGCTTTGTTTCAAGAGCGTCTGTAGGTATCTCTTTGAAAATGGTCTGAGCATCAAACGGGCCGTAGTAGTCGCCAACACCAGCGTGGTCTCTGCCTACGATAAGGTCGCTGCAGCCATAGTTCTGTCTGAAGAGGGCATGGAGCAGTGCCTCTCTGGGGCCTGCGTATCTCATATCAAGCGGATACCCAGCCTGTACACAGGTGTTTTTCACAAGGTAGTGCTCTATGAGCAGGTTGATGCAGTCTTTTCTTACGGTTGCGGGTATGTCACCGGGTTTGAGTTTACCCAATAGCTGGTGAATCAAAAGACCGTCGCAGATTTCAATAGCGATTTTTGCAAGGAATTCATGGGAACGGTGCATAGGGTTTCTGGTCTGAAATGCTGCTACACGGCTCCAGCCCTTGTCTTCAAATATCTTTCTGGTCTCAGCCGGCGTCAGGTATATGCCTGCGTACTCGGTTGGGAATGTGCCCTGGCTAAGGACTTTCACAGGGCCTGCCAGATTAACATCACCCTGCTGCATAACCATCGCAACACCGGGATGAGCCTGGTCATTGGTTCTATAGACTTTCTTGCACTCATGATCTTTATCTATTGTATATTTTTCCTTTATAACCATGGTGCCCATAATCTCGCCGGTTTCATCATCAACGAGGGCAACCTCCTGGCCATTTTTCAAACTGTCAGCTTGATCTTTAGAAGTGGAAAGCGTGACAGGGATTGGCCAAAACACGCCGTCTTTCATTAAATAGTTGTCGCATACGCCTTTCCAGTCGTCATGGCCCATGAAGCCGTCAAGTGGTGTGAAGCCGCCTATTCCTAACATTATGAGGTCTCCTACCTCTCTTGAAGCCATCTTAACCTTTGTCAGGCTCTGAGCCTTTTTCAATTCCTCACTGAGCGCTGCCCCTTCTAAAAGCAACGGCTTCAGTTTCTTTTCCTTACCATGTGGCCTTACTAGTGCCATTTCTTTAATACCTCCTGTTTTATTATGATAACATCGTTGTTATTTTAT
The Nitrospirota bacterium genome window above contains:
- the sat gene encoding sulfate adenylyltransferase, which encodes MALVRPHGKEKKLKPLLLEGAALSEELKKAQSLTKVKMASREVGDLIMLGIGGFTPLDGFMGHDDWKGVCDNYLMKDGVFWPIPVTLSTSKDQADSLKNGQEVALVDDETGEIMGTMVIKEKYTIDKDHECKKVYRTNDQAHPGVAMVMQQGDVNLAGPVKVLSQGTFPTEYAGIYLTPAETRKIFEDKGWSRVAAFQTRNPMHRSHEFLAKIAIEICDGLLIHQLLGKLKPGDIPATVRKDCINLLIEHYLVKNTCVQAGYPLDMRYAGPREALLHALFRQNYGCSDLIVGRDHAGVGDYYGPFDAQTIFKEIPTDALETKPMNIDWTFYCKRCDGMASMKTCPHGKEDRLMLSGTALRKMLSENSEVPDHFSRPEVLEVLRKYYAGLTEKVEIKMHKHSTG